ACGCGGATGGTTGGCCTTAGGCGAAGTATTACAAACAACACCAGAAGAAACACCTGCTCGCAGCGATGCCTTACGCAATTGGCAACAACGTTTTGCCAGTCACCCCGTTAATCAAACATTAAATGTGCCGCAACAAGCGATGCTCGGCGGCGCTAAACGTTATCCACCACAAGTCGCGCTGTTATTACCGTTAACGGGTCGTTTTTCTGCAATGGCCGAAACTATTCGCGATGGTTTTTTAAGTGCATATTTTGATCAAGACAGCACTGAACGCCCGATTATTAAAATTTACGATAGCGGCGAACAAAGTAATAATATTACTGCGCTGTATCAACAAGCCGTTCAAGAAGGCGCCGAATTAGTCGTCGGCCCCTTAGATAAAGTTGCGGTAACCGAATTAATTAAACAAGCCGAAGCGCAACCTAACAAAACTCGTAAACCTATCTTGACGTTAAATGCGGTTGACGAAAACAGCTTATCGTCCAAATGGGTAGTGCAATACGCGTTACGCCCTGAAGACGAAGCCAAACAAATCGCGCGCATTGCGATCATGACGGGCCAAACGCGCGCCATTATTCTTGCGCCGCGTAATAATCTTGGTGAACGTTTAAGCGACGCATTCAAAATAGAATACGCGCGTCTGGGTGGCCAAGTGGTCGCTAACGAGAGTTATGCAGCGGATTCACATAATCAAAGCGACATTATTGAAAACGCCTTACGCTTACAATCTAGCCACGCACGTCATGCAAGTTTAACGAGCACTTTAAATATAAAAACCGAATTTGAACCACGCCGCCGTCAAGATGTAGACATGATTTTCTTAGTCGCATCACCTGACAAAGCACGCAGCTTAAAAGCGCAGCTGGCATTTTTCTATGCAGGCGATTTACCCATTTACTCTACGTCGTACATTTACGATGGCAATACCAACTCTATCTATAATCGCGAACTAGTCGGTATAAAGTTTACCGATATTCCCTGGTTGTTACAAAACAATCAACAAAGCACACGTGAAACCTGGCCGCAGCATATGCAACGTTATCCACGTTTGTTTGCTTTTGGGATGGATGCTTATCATTTAATTCCGCACTTAAATGATTTGATTCAGAATCCTTTAAATCGTTTTCCCGGCTTGACCGGCAGCCTTTCTGTAGATTCGCAAAATCGTATCAGTCGCGAATCACAATGGGCTAAATTTAATAAACAAGGAACACCCGAAACGCTGAATCTTAGTCATCTGCAACAAGCATTATCATCTGATGATATTTTTGCATTACAACCGGATGAATGATAAAAAACAATTAGGCGTATGGGCCGAAGATACGGCGTTAGCGTATTTAAAAAAACAAAATTTGCTTTTAATAGAACGAAATTTTAATACGGCTCGTGGCGAGATTGATCTGATTATGCAAGACGCCCACGTGCTGGTATTTACCGAGGTTCGTTACCGCAAAAATCAAAACTTCGGCGGCGCTTTAGCCAGTGTTACTCGTAATAAACAACAACGTTTAATTTTAGCCGCACAAACCTATTTAAACAGCCACAAAAAATTAGCCGATAGTGAAGCGCGCTTTGATGTGATTAGCATCGAGGGCGAAGCATTCAGCGGTAACATAAACATTGAGTGGATTAAAAACGCGTTTATTAACGAACTTACTTAACGATCCGCAAATTAGGTTTTTTAGATTTATTATCTGCCTTCTTCGCACCACTATTTATATCCGTGGTTTTACCTGCGCCGATAGGAGTGTCACCACGCGGTTCATCATTAAACACCATGCCTTGACCATTTTCACGCGCGTATATTGCTAAGACCGCGTGACTGGGTACAGATATAAGGCGTGACTGGCCACTAAAGCGCGCGCTAAATTCAATGGAGTCGTTACCTAAAATTAAATTCTGTACGGCCATAGGGCCAACATTCAAAATAATTTTGCCATTATCGATATGTTCATTAGGTACTTCGACGCCGTCAACAGCAACGTCAACCAATAAATGCGGCGTAGAATTGTTATCTACAATCCACTGGTAAATGGCGCGAATTAAATAAGGGCGGCTGGATGTCATAGCGCTAGCTTACCGCAAGCGCTGCAACAGATACTAGTGACTAAGACCGTAAATTACGCTCGGTTTCAGTAAGACTTG
Above is a genomic segment from Gammaproteobacteria bacterium containing:
- a CDS encoding YraN family protein, encoding MIFLHYNRMNDKKQLGVWAEDTALAYLKKQNLLLIERNFNTARGEIDLIMQDAHVLVFTEVRYRKNQNFGGALASVTRNKQQRLILAAQTYLNSHKKLADSEARFDVISIEGEAFSGNINIEWIKNAFINELT
- a CDS encoding ClpXP protease specificity-enhancing factor, producing the protein MTSSRPYLIRAIYQWIVDNNSTPHLLVDVAVDGVEVPNEHIDNGKIILNVGPMAVQNLILGNDSIEFSARFSGQSRLISVPSHAVLAIYARENGQGMVFNDEPRGDTPIGAGKTTDINSGAKKADNKSKKPNLRIVK
- a CDS encoding penicillin-binding protein activator gives rise to the protein MSLASSTRDAAADANQMQTYKNKISTASNPNQRAYYQLLISELLLDQNQIPAAEQQLNQVDVQRLEVIYKPRLALIRARLALAQNQYAKAIQLLPTLNAQQSVHLRATAWETRALALAHLAYAYDSLLARMELDKLLTDPQARHTNHLLMLDLLKQVPINNLRDTSSRDSILRGWLALGEVLQTTPEETPARSDALRNWQQRFASHPVNQTLNVPQQAMLGGAKRYPPQVALLLPLTGRFSAMAETIRDGFLSAYFDQDSTERPIIKIYDSGEQSNNITALYQQAVQEGAELVVGPLDKVAVTELIKQAEAQPNKTRKPILTLNAVDENSLSSKWVVQYALRPEDEAKQIARIAIMTGQTRAIILAPRNNLGERLSDAFKIEYARLGGQVVANESYAADSHNQSDIIENALRLQSSHARHASLTSTLNIKTEFEPRRRQDVDMIFLVASPDKARSLKAQLAFFYAGDLPIYSTSYIYDGNTNSIYNRELVGIKFTDIPWLLQNNQQSTRETWPQHMQRYPRLFAFGMDAYHLIPHLNDLIQNPLNRFPGLTGSLSVDSQNRISRESQWAKFNKQGTPETLNLSHLQQALSSDDIFALQPDE